One part of the Paenibacillus silvisoli genome encodes these proteins:
- a CDS encoding ABC transporter substrate-binding protein, whose amino-acid sequence MKRLTVLFVMMALIITACSNNNNSNDDKGSASETGKNNTATETKDGNDSGDSKSSGKMTDVGTPRSETLIVDILGGRSPDPDRYNPYVPGAVAMDAGVHQLMFSNLWEIDTQKGTQIPDLAATFPEALDGTNTKFSFKVQEGLTWSDGQPFTAHDVEFTAKMITDSKELGYNGYFTNLIKSMKATDDYTIEVETVNPETRLAQKLGVVIWGNTFRVMPKHIWEKEDPATFKFSNPIGVGPYKLKDRDPQGNWFLWEKREDWQKSDIGKLVGEPGPKYILFKFFGPEEKRIIAMIQHDMDILQDITPESWDVLRQKNEYAQAWYKDFPYATMDDPCERGMSFNTAKEPYDNPDVRWALALMTDIKNVSMATFGGMLRVSPIQLPPIKVLQDNYHKPMLGWLKDFALEDGYKPFDESYAEGIVDMLKQQGVEGLPTDSNAIKDTFGVGWWKFDPAEAAKLLEKNGFKKDGDKWLMPDGKPWTMTINAPANFEVQSMRLAFAVADSWRKQGIDVNVQQMEGASFWDSESTGAFQIGSYWPACGLLPDTTANMTGWHQKYIVPIGEQAPGNRNRWANDRVSTLLDELDALPSDDPKVIQNITEINKEFVKGMPFIPMFGTSKFVPVDTYYWDGFQTSENAFEGPWWWWSQFKFYTPHLKSTGR is encoded by the coding sequence ATGAAAAGGCTTACAGTGCTCTTCGTCATGATGGCACTGATCATCACGGCTTGCAGCAACAATAACAACAGCAACGATGATAAGGGCAGCGCTTCGGAAACAGGCAAGAACAATACGGCAACCGAAACGAAGGACGGCAATGATTCGGGGGATTCAAAGTCCAGCGGCAAGATGACCGACGTCGGTACGCCGCGAAGCGAAACGTTGATCGTGGATATCTTGGGCGGACGCAGCCCCGATCCGGATCGGTATAATCCGTATGTGCCGGGAGCGGTAGCGATGGATGCCGGCGTGCATCAGCTCATGTTCTCGAACTTATGGGAAATCGATACGCAGAAGGGCACGCAAATCCCGGATTTGGCGGCAACCTTCCCCGAGGCGCTCGACGGCACCAACACCAAATTCAGCTTTAAGGTGCAGGAAGGGTTGACCTGGTCGGACGGCCAGCCGTTTACGGCGCATGACGTTGAATTTACGGCAAAGATGATTACCGATTCGAAGGAGCTCGGCTACAACGGGTACTTCACCAATTTGATTAAAAGCATGAAAGCGACCGACGATTATACGATCGAGGTCGAAACCGTCAATCCGGAAACGCGATTGGCGCAGAAGCTCGGCGTCGTCATTTGGGGCAACACGTTCCGCGTCATGCCGAAGCATATTTGGGAGAAAGAAGACCCTGCCACCTTCAAATTCTCGAACCCGATCGGCGTAGGGCCGTACAAGCTGAAGGATCGCGATCCGCAGGGGAACTGGTTCCTCTGGGAGAAGCGCGAGGATTGGCAGAAGAGCGATATCGGCAAGCTGGTAGGCGAACCGGGCCCGAAATACATTTTGTTCAAGTTCTTCGGACCTGAGGAGAAGCGGATTATCGCCATGATTCAGCATGATATGGACATCCTCCAGGATATTACGCCTGAAAGCTGGGATGTGCTGAGACAGAAGAACGAATACGCGCAGGCTTGGTACAAGGACTTCCCGTATGCCACGATGGACGATCCGTGCGAACGCGGCATGTCCTTCAATACGGCGAAAGAGCCTTACGACAATCCGGACGTCCGTTGGGCGCTCGCGCTGATGACGGATATCAAGAACGTATCGATGGCAACCTTCGGAGGCATGCTTCGCGTATCCCCGATCCAGCTGCCGCCGATCAAGGTGCTGCAGGATAATTACCATAAGCCGATGCTGGGCTGGCTGAAGGACTTTGCGCTTGAAGACGGTTACAAGCCGTTCGACGAAAGCTATGCGGAAGGCATCGTCGATATGCTGAAGCAGCAGGGCGTCGAAGGCTTGCCGACAGATTCGAACGCAATCAAAGACACCTTCGGCGTAGGCTGGTGGAAGTTTGATCCGGCCGAAGCCGCGAAGCTGCTGGAAAAGAACGGCTTCAAGAAGGACGGCGACAAATGGCTCATGCCGGACGGCAAGCCATGGACGATGACGATCAACGCGCCTGCCAACTTCGAAGTCCAATCGATGCGTTTGGCGTTCGCGGTGGCGGACTCCTGGAGAAAGCAAGGCATCGACGTGAACGTGCAGCAGATGGAAGGCGCTTCCTTCTGGGACAGCGAATCGACGGGCGCGTTCCAAATCGGCTCCTACTGGCCGGCATGCGGCTTGCTGCCGGATACGACGGCCAATATGACCGGCTGGCACCAGAAATACATCGTTCCGATCGGCGAGCAGGCGCCGGGGAACCGTAACCGCTGGGCTAACGACCGCGTGAGCACGCTGCTCGACGAACTGGACGCCTTGCCGAGCGACGATCCGAAGGTCATTCAGAATATTACGGAAATCAACAAAGAATTCGTCAAAGGAATGCCGTTCATCCCGATGTTCGGCACATCCAAATTCGTTCCCGTGGACACGTACTATTGGGACGGATTTCAAACGTCTGAAAATGCGTTCGAGGGTCCA